The following proteins come from a genomic window of Salvia hispanica cultivar TCC Black 2014 chromosome 4, UniMelb_Shisp_WGS_1.0, whole genome shotgun sequence:
- the LOC125222666 gene encoding UDP-glucuronate 4-epimerase 3-like, with translation MKHIDSPSTPGKFKMEKAPYNRLRLQSSIAKLTFWSFVFVGMIFVFFYRSPSSLNPASSDLSRRSLRTSSYSGPNFEKKVRQSAKPRSRHGMSVLVTGAAGFVGTHVSASLKRRGDGVLGLDNFNSYYDPSLKRARQTLLERSGVYIVEGDINDGELLAKLFDIVPFTHVMHLAAQAGVRFAMENPSSYVHSNIAGLVSVLEFCKNVNPQPAIVWASSSSVYGLNTKVPFSERDRTDQPASLYAATKKAGEEIAHTYNHIYGLSLTGLRFFTVYGPWGRPDMAYFFFTRDILKGKSIPIFEAVNHGTVARDFTFIEDIVKGCLAALDTAEKSTGSGGKKKGPAQLRVYNLGNTSPVPVGDLVSILEKLLKVKAKRLVMKMPRNGDVPFTHANISLAERELGYKPTTDLHAGLKKFVQWYLSYYVDGKKSTQ, from the coding sequence ATGAAGCACATTGACAGCCCATCAACCCCTGGGAAATTCAAGATGGAGAAAGCTCCGTACAATCGGCTGCGGCTGCAATCTTCAATAGCTAAGCTCACCTTTTGGTCTTTTGTATTTGTTGGAATGATATTCGTATTCTTCTATAGATCACCGTCTTCTTTGAACCCGGCCTCCTCAGATCTTTCTAGAAGGTCTCTTAGAACTAGCTCGTATTCAGGCCCTAATTTCGAAAAAAAGGTTAGGCAATCTGCTAAGCCTAGGTCAAGGCATGGCATGTCTGTGTTGGTCACAGGGGCTGCTGGTTTTGTAGGAACTCATGTCTCCGCCTCGCTTAAGAGGCGAGGGGATGGCGTTTTGGGGCTCGATAATTTCAACAGTTACTATGATCCCTCGCTTAAGAGGGCGAGGCAGACACTGCTAGAGCGTAGTGGGGTGTACATTGTGGAGGGTGATATCAATGATGGTGAATTGTTGGCTAAGCTGTTTGATATCGTGCCTTTCACTCATGTTATGCATCTGGCAGCGCAGGCTGGTGTGCGTTTTGCCATGGAGAATCCTAGCTCGTATGTTCACAGCAACATTGCTGGCCTTGTTAGTGTGCTCGAGTTTTGCAAGAATGTGAATCCTCAGCCTGCTATAGTTTGGGCATCAAGTAGCTCAGTGTATGGACTGAACACAAAGGTGCCCTTTTCCGAGAGGGATAGGACTGATCAGCCTGCTAGTTTGTATGCAGCTACTAAGAAGGCTGGTGAGGAGATTGCACACACGTATAACCACATATATGGGCTTTCGCTGACAGGGTTGAGGTTTTTCACGGTTTATGGACCTTGGGGCAGGCCTGATATGGCTTACTTCTTCTTTACTAGGGATATCTTGAAAGGGAAGTCTATTCCAATCTTTGAAGCAGTTAATCACGGCACCGTGGCGAGGGATTTTACCTTCATTGAGGATATAGTGAAGGGCTGTTTAGCTGCACTGGATACTGCAGAGAAGAGTACTGGCAGCGGTGGTAAGAAGAAGGGGCCGGCTCAGTTGCGTGTTTATAATTTGGGAAACACGTCTCCTGTGCCTGTGGGGGATCTAGTGAGCATTTTGGAGAAGTTGCTTAAGGTGAAGGCAAAGAGGTTGGTCATGAAGATGCCGAGGAATGGGGATGTGCCGTTTACACATGCTAACATAAGCTTGGCTGAGAGGGAGCTTGGCTATAAGCCCACAACAGATCTGCATGCTGGGTTGAAGAAATTTGTTCAATGGTATCTTAGTTACTATGTTGATGGCAAGAAGAGCACTCAGtga
- the LOC125222444 gene encoding transketolase, chloroplastic-like — protein sequence MASSSSSLTASKVVPSRSAFPIHASFSPSSSLSVPSFGLKPATSIAATSSSRRHAPIPIRASAAVETLGKTTDNELVEKSVNTIRFLSIDAVEKANSGHPGLPMGCAPMGHVLYDEVMRYNPKNPYWFNRDRFVLSAGHGCMLQYALLHLAGYDAVKEEDLRNFRQWGSKTPGHPENFETPGVEVTTGPLGQGVANAVGLAVAEKHLAARYNKSDSKIIDHYTYCILGDGCQMEGIANEACSLAGHWGLGKLIAFYDDNHISIDGNTEIAFTESVEARFEALGWHVIWVKNGNNGYDEIRAAIEEAKSVKDKPTLIKVTTTIGFGSPNKANSYSVHGSALGAKEVEATRKNLGWPHEPFHVPEDVKKHWSRHVADGAALEAEWNAKFAEYEKKYPEEAAELNAIITGQLPAGWEKALPTYTPESPADATRNLSQQNLNALANVLPGLLGGSADLASSNMTLLKKFGDFQKNIPEERNVRFGVREHSMGAICNGIALHSPGLIPYCATFFVFTDYMRAAMRISALSEARVIYVMTHDSIGLGEDGPTHQPIEHLASFRAMPNILMLRPADGNETAGAYRVAVLNKKRPSVLALSRQKLPQLPGTSIEGVEKGGYTISDNSTGNKPDVILIGTGSELEIAAKAGDELRKEGKAVRVVSFVSWELFDDQSDEYKESVLPAAVKARVSIEAGTTFGWDKIVGSEGKAIGIDRFGASAPAPKIYKEFGLTVEAVVAAAKQLC from the exons ATggcttcttcttcctcctctctcaCTGCATCTAAAGTCGTCCCCTCTCGCTCCGCCTTCCCCATCCATGCCTCTTTCTCGCCATCATCCTCCCTCTCCGTCCCCTCCTTCGGCCTCAAGCCTGCCACCTCGATCGCCGCCACCTCCTCCTCCCGCCGCCACGCCCCAATCCCGATCCGCGCATCGGCAGCTGTCGAAACCCTAGGTAAGACGACCGACAACGAGCTGGTGGAGAAATCCGTCAACACGATCCGTTTCCTGTCGATCGATGCAGTCGAGAAGGCGAATTCCGGCCACCCCGGCCTGCCCATGGGCTGCGCTCCGATGGGCCACGTGCTGTACGATGAGGTGATGAGGTACAATCCGAAGAACCCTTACTGGTTCAATCGCGATCGATTTGTGCTCTCCGCCGGCCATGGGTGCATGCTTCAGTACGCGCTTCTTCACCTCGCTGGATACGACGCCGTCAAG GAAGAGGATTTGAGAAATTTCCGTCAATGGGGAAGCAAGACACCCGGTCACCCCGAGAATTTCGAGACGCCTGGTGTTGAAGTCACTACTG gTCCTTTAGGCCAAGGTGTTGCCAACGCTGTTGGCTTGGCGGTTGCGGAGAAGCACTTGGCTGCGCGTTACAACAAGTCAGATAGCAAGATTATCGACCACTACAC GTATTGTATCCTTGGTGATGGGTGTCAAATGGAGGGTATTGCAAACGAAGCCTGTTCCCTTGCTGGACACTGGGGGCTTGGGAAGTTGATTGCCTTTTATGATGATAACCACATCTCTATAGATGGTAATACAGAAATTGCATTTACTGAGTCTGTTGAAGCCCGTTTCGAGGCTCTTGGTTGGCATGTTATCTGGGTGAAGAATGGTAACAATGGCTATGATGAAATCCGTGCTGCTATCGAGGAAGCAAAGTCTGTAAAAGACAAGCCCACTTTGATCAAG GTTACAACAACCATTGGTTTTGGTTCCCCCAACAAGGCCAACTCATACAGTGTGCATGGAAGTGCATTGGGTGCCAAGGAAGTAGAAGCCACCAGAAAGAACCTCGGATGGCCTCATGAACCTTTCCATGTGCCTGAGGATGTGAAGAA ACACTGGAGCAGACATGTGGCTGATGGTGCTGCTCTTGAAGCGGAATGGAATGCCAAATTTGCTGAATATGAGAAGAAGTACCCAGAGGAAGCGGCTGAACTGAATGCCATTATCACTGGTCAACTCCCGGCTGGTTGGGAGAAGGCTCTTCCT ACATACACCCCTGAGAGTCCAGCTGATGCCACAAGAAACCTCTCTCAGCAAAACCTCAATGCTTTAGCAAATGTGCTCCCAGGTCTGCTTGGAGGCAGCGCTGACCTCGCCTCATCCAACATGACGCTTCTCAAAAAGTTTGGTGACTTCCAAAAGAATATACCTGAAGAGCGTAATGTAAGATTTGGTGTTCGTGAGCATAGCATGGGAGCGATATGTAATGGAATTGCCCTTCACAGCCCTGGCCTCATTCCTTACTGTGCAACCTTCTTTGTATTCACGGACTACATGAGAGCAGCCATGAGAATCTCTGCCTTGTCTGAAGCTAGAGTTATCTACGTGATGACCCATGACTCTATTGGTCTTGGAGAGGACGGGCCAACTCATCAGCCTATCGAGCATTTGGCTAGTTTCCGAGCAATGCCCAACATACTGATGCTCCGTCCAGCTGATGGCAATGAGACAGCTGGTGCGTACAGGGTTGCTGTTCTTAACAAAAAGAGACCGTCTGTCCTTGCCCTATCTCGACAAAAGCTTCCACAGCTGCCAGGTACCTCGATCGAAGGAGTGGAGAAGGGAGGCTATACCATATCAGACAACTCAACAGGTAACAAGCCTGACGTGATACTGATTGGAACTGGTTCGGAGTTGGAAATTGCAGCAAAGGCCGGTGATGAGCTGAGGAAGGAAGGGAAGGCTGTGAGGGTCGTCTCCTTCGTTTCCTGGGAGCTGTTTGATGATCAATCCGACGAGTACAAGGAAAGTGTGCTGCCAGCTGCTGTAAAGGCCAGGGTTAGCATTGAAGCCGGAACAACATTCGGGTGGGACAAGATCGTTGGATCGGAAGGGAAGGCGATCGGAATTGATAGATTTGGAGCTAGTGCACCTGCACCCAAAATATACAAAGAATTTGGGCTCACAGTTGAAGCTGTTGTAGCTGCAGCTAAACAACTCTGCTAA
- the LOC125222668 gene encoding tRNA 2'-phosphotransferase 1-like isoform X4, which translates to MESHRVAAGNPSYVTSAHYNKGSGGRGRGIETKDNRQRSRGNGRSSSGNDKINALGRLLTRILRHQASDLNLDMRNDGYVKVQDLLKLNLKTMANIPLRSHTVEEIREAVRQDNKHRFSLLEENGELLLRANQGHSIVTVETESLLKPILSPEEVPVCVHGTYKKNLESILREGLKRMQRLHVHFCSGLPRDAEVVSGMRRDVDTLIFLDVRKAMEEGMKLFVSDNKVILTEGFDGVVPVKYFQKIESWPQRRPIPF; encoded by the exons ATGGAAAGTCATCGCGTTGCAGCTGGAAACCCCAGTTATGTTACCTCAGCTCATTATAACAAAGG TAGTGGGGGCAGAGGTAGAGGAATCGAGACGAAAGATAACCGCCAAAGATCAAGAGGGAATGGCAGATCCTCTTCGGGAAATGATAAGATTAATGCACTTGGCAGACTGCT AACGCGCATATTGAGACACCAGGCCTCTGACTTGAATCTGGATATGAGGAATGATGGTTATGTCAAGGTCCAAGATCTGCTTAagttaaatttgaaaactatGGCAAATATTCCATTGCGATCACACACAGTTGAAGAAATTAGAGAG GCTGTCAGACAAGATAACAAACACCGGTTTAGCCTATTGGAAGAAAATGGAGAGCTTTTGCTACGTGCAAACCAAGGTCACAGTATAGTG ACAGTGGAAACAGAGAGCCTGTTGAAACCTATACTTTCACCTGAAGAAGTTCCAG TTTGTGTGCATGGAACCTACAAGAAGAACTTGGAATCAATCCTAAGGGAAGGTCTCAAGCGCATGCAGAGGTTACACGTGCATTTCTGTAGTGGCTTGCCAAGGGATGCAGAAGTTGTTAGTG GTATGAGGCGAGATGTTGACACGTTAATCTTTCTCGATGTGAGAAAAGCTATGGAAG AGGGaatgaaactttttgtatCCGACAACAAGGTGATTTTAACCGAGGGTTTTGATGGAGTGGTGCCTGTGAAGTACTTCCAGAAGATAGAATCTTGGCCTCAAAGACGGCCCATACCTTTTTAG
- the LOC125222668 gene encoding tRNA 2'-phosphotransferase 1-like isoform X1: MSVAFRVLGYRSLLLTPSIVDSRSLLQHSRFQHSRLMESHRVAAGNPSYVTSAHYNKGSGGRGRGIETKDNRQRSRGNGRSSSGNDKINALGRLLTRILRHQASDLNLDMRNDGYVKVQDLLKLNLKTMANIPLRSHTVEEIREAVRQDNKHRFSLLEENGELLLRANQGHSIVTVETESLLKPILSPEEVPVCVHGTYKKNLESILREGLKRMQRLHVHFCSGLPRDAEVVSGMRRDVDTLIFLDVRKAMEEGMKLFVSDNKVILTEGFDGVVPVKYFQKIESWPQRRPIPF, translated from the exons ATGTCCGTAGCTTTCCGCGTTCTAGGTTACCGCTCTCTTTTGCTGACACCTTCCATAGTTGATTCTCGTTCCTTGTTGCAACATTCCAGATTCCAACACTCAAGATTGATGGAAAGTCATCGCGTTGCAGCTGGAAACCCCAGTTATGTTACCTCAGCTCATTATAACAAAGG TAGTGGGGGCAGAGGTAGAGGAATCGAGACGAAAGATAACCGCCAAAGATCAAGAGGGAATGGCAGATCCTCTTCGGGAAATGATAAGATTAATGCACTTGGCAGACTGCT AACGCGCATATTGAGACACCAGGCCTCTGACTTGAATCTGGATATGAGGAATGATGGTTATGTCAAGGTCCAAGATCTGCTTAagttaaatttgaaaactatGGCAAATATTCCATTGCGATCACACACAGTTGAAGAAATTAGAGAG GCTGTCAGACAAGATAACAAACACCGGTTTAGCCTATTGGAAGAAAATGGAGAGCTTTTGCTACGTGCAAACCAAGGTCACAGTATAGTG ACAGTGGAAACAGAGAGCCTGTTGAAACCTATACTTTCACCTGAAGAAGTTCCAG TTTGTGTGCATGGAACCTACAAGAAGAACTTGGAATCAATCCTAAGGGAAGGTCTCAAGCGCATGCAGAGGTTACACGTGCATTTCTGTAGTGGCTTGCCAAGGGATGCAGAAGTTGTTAGTG GTATGAGGCGAGATGTTGACACGTTAATCTTTCTCGATGTGAGAAAAGCTATGGAAG AGGGaatgaaactttttgtatCCGACAACAAGGTGATTTTAACCGAGGGTTTTGATGGAGTGGTGCCTGTGAAGTACTTCCAGAAGATAGAATCTTGGCCTCAAAGACGGCCCATACCTTTTTAG
- the LOC125222668 gene encoding tRNA 2'-phosphotransferase 1-like isoform X5 yields the protein MESHRVAAGNPSYVTSAHYNKGGGRGRGIETKDNRQRSRGNGRSSSGNDKINALGRLLTRILRHQASDLNLDMRNDGYVKVQDLLKLNLKTMANIPLRSHTVEEIREAVRQDNKHRFSLLEENGELLLRANQGHSIVTVETESLLKPILSPEEVPVCVHGTYKKNLESILREGLKRMQRLHVHFCSGLPRDAEVVSGMRRDVDTLIFLDVRKAMEEGMKLFVSDNKVILTEGFDGVVPVKYFQKIESWPQRRPIPF from the exons ATGGAAAGTCATCGCGTTGCAGCTGGAAACCCCAGTTATGTTACCTCAGCTCATTATAACAAAGG TGGGGGCAGAGGTAGAGGAATCGAGACGAAAGATAACCGCCAAAGATCAAGAGGGAATGGCAGATCCTCTTCGGGAAATGATAAGATTAATGCACTTGGCAGACTGCT AACGCGCATATTGAGACACCAGGCCTCTGACTTGAATCTGGATATGAGGAATGATGGTTATGTCAAGGTCCAAGATCTGCTTAagttaaatttgaaaactatGGCAAATATTCCATTGCGATCACACACAGTTGAAGAAATTAGAGAG GCTGTCAGACAAGATAACAAACACCGGTTTAGCCTATTGGAAGAAAATGGAGAGCTTTTGCTACGTGCAAACCAAGGTCACAGTATAGTG ACAGTGGAAACAGAGAGCCTGTTGAAACCTATACTTTCACCTGAAGAAGTTCCAG TTTGTGTGCATGGAACCTACAAGAAGAACTTGGAATCAATCCTAAGGGAAGGTCTCAAGCGCATGCAGAGGTTACACGTGCATTTCTGTAGTGGCTTGCCAAGGGATGCAGAAGTTGTTAGTG GTATGAGGCGAGATGTTGACACGTTAATCTTTCTCGATGTGAGAAAAGCTATGGAAG AGGGaatgaaactttttgtatCCGACAACAAGGTGATTTTAACCGAGGGTTTTGATGGAGTGGTGCCTGTGAAGTACTTCCAGAAGATAGAATCTTGGCCTCAAAGACGGCCCATACCTTTTTAG
- the LOC125220919 gene encoding uncharacterized protein LOC125220919 produces the protein MKVKIGGRGAYPYIRNDPPEAGSKGFDEWEENDLVVFSWIVDNIENEIVADFAHHLTSKALWDNLAVTFENKADRYLIYDLEEKAINIKQGSLNLETYYRRIHGLWINIDQYDSIRRDILKEDPPPSVETAYGRVKTEAARRSIMPPTSPSPTGEANGGNADSSFGGEIGHGLATIGQEWWEERQRARSAQAKLAVGVNEDGTPRRADTGVQGELNGPVTGTRQENQSTGGNIRGAGNFAERAGGSGGVTAYGDRNDFIMFNDVTKLYIKTANGELITVEGSDTIEISPTLRLTNCLYVPTLSQRLMPISHDIQTRRILGRGTEKQGLYYVDEIAQHGSAMLAHGSTKQETWLWHRRLGHPSPVKGREVQIILIPDYLSWVVPLPSSSIEDPTDPVVVTATEQVSPTIEPPPHPPLSNQPPTISEVISEPNTVESSVIPDPVDTEPREENNALDGDTGKYVLPYRRTRGIPPKRYSPEKIGKKSRYGVANFVQGNLTKMARAFEVALYEEEEIPQSAEEAMKHKNWREAMLTEMRALMKNNTWVKSKLPGGVKTVGCRWVFTIKRRPDGTVERYKARFVAKGYTQTYGVDYAETFSPVAKINTVRVLFSIAANKDWPLHQFDVTNAFLHGELPKPVFMEPPSGFTGEFRDGEVCQLKKTLYGLKRSPRAWFGRFK, from the exons ATGAAGGTCAAGATAGGGGGCAGAGGGGCGTACCCATACATCCGAAACGATCCCCCAGAAGCAGGGAGCAAGGGGTTCGACGAGTGGGAGGAGAACGATCTCGTTGTGTTCTCGTGGATCGTCGACaacattgaaaatgaaatagtcGCCGATTTCGCGCATCATCTGACATCAAAGGCTTTATGGGACAATCTTGCGGTCACGTTTGAGAACAAGGCGGATCGTTACCTCATCTACGACCTGGAAGAAAAAGCAATCAACATCAAACAGGGCAGTCTCAATCTAGAGACATATTACCGGAGGATTCACGGATTGTGGATCAACATAGATC AATATGACTCGATCCGGCGGGACATTTTGAAGGAGGACCCACCCCCATCAGTGGAAACGGCATATGGGAGGGTGAAGACGGAGGCGGCTCGACGAAGCATCATGCCACCGACGTCGCCCTCACCCACCGGAGAAGCCAACGGCGGTAACGCCGATTCGTCATTTGGGGGGGAAATCGGTCACGGACTCGCAACCATCGGGCAAG AGTGGTGGGAAGAACGGCAGAGAGCGAGGTCGGCACAGGCGAAACTGGCTGTAGGGGTGAATGAAGATGGAACCCCGCGGCGGGCTGACACCGGAGTTCAGGGGGAATTAAACGGACCAGTGACGGGAACGCGTCAGGAGAATCAATCCACCGGCGGTAATATCAGGGGTGCCGGCAATTTCGCCGAGAGGGCAGGAGGTTCAGGCGGCGTGACGGCGTATGGAG ATAGAAATGACTTTATTATGTTTAATGATGTCAcgaaattatatattaagaCTGCAAATGGGGAATTGATTACTGTTGAGGGATCTGACACTATTGAAATTTCACCTACACTCCGACTCACGAATTGTTTATATGTCCCAACTCTGTCTCAGAGACTGATGCCTATTAGTCAT GATATTCAGACGAGGAGGATTCTTGGACGTGGCACTGAGAAACAAGGACTCTACTACGTGGACGAGATAGCTCAACACGGCAGTGCAATGCTGGCTCACGGATCCACGAAACAGGAAACTTGGCTCTGGCACCGAAGACTAGGACACCCTTCTCCtg TCAAGGGGAGAGAGGTCCAGATAATTCTAATTCCGGACTATCTAAGTTGGGTTGTGCCATTGCCAAGCTCCTCGATTGAGGATCCAACAGATCCAGTGGTAGTCACTGCTACCGAGCAGGTCTCGCCGACGATTGAGCCGCCGCCTCATCCGCCCCTAAGTAATCAGCCTCCGACGATATCCGAGGTAATTTCTGAACCAAACACTGTTGAAAGTTCAGTTATCCCTGACCCAGTTGATACAGAACCCCGAGAGGAAAACAACGCCTTGGATGGAGACACCGGAAAATACGTGCTTCCTTACAGAAGAACAAGAGGAATTCCACCAAAAAGGTACTCCCCTGAGAAGATAGGGAAGAAAAGCCGCTATGGAGTGGCAAACTTTGTGCAAGGGAATCTCACCAAAATGGCGCGAGCCTTTGAGGTTGCACTatacgaagaagaagaaatccCACAATCAGCCGAGGAGGCAATGAAACATAAGAATTGGAGGGAAGCCATGCTCACTGAGATGAGAGCACTCATGAAAAACAACACGTGGGTTAAGAGCAAGCTACCAGGGGGAGTCAAGACAGTCGGGTGTAGGTGGGTGTTCACAATAAAAAGAAGACCAGATGGAACAGTAGAGAGGTATAAGGCACGGTTTGTGGCGAAAGGATATACCCAGACATATGGCGTGGATTATGCTGAAACGTTCTCACCTGTTGCTAAGATTAATACCGTGAGAGTGTTGTTCTCAATTGCTGCTAATAAGGATTGGCCACTTCATCAGTTTGATGTGACTAATGCTTTCCTACACGGGGAATTGCCAAAACCAGTATTCATGGAACCACCGTCAGGGTTCACGGGGGAGTTCCGTGATGGAGAAGTTTGCCAACTCAAGAAGACACTATACGGCTTGAAACGGTCCCCGCGAGCATGGTTTGGGAGATTCaagtga
- the LOC125222668 gene encoding tRNA 2'-phosphotransferase 1-like isoform X2: MSVAFRVLGYRSLLLTPSIVDSRSLLQHSRFQHSRLMESHRVAAGNPSYVTSAHYNKGGGRGRGIETKDNRQRSRGNGRSSSGNDKINALGRLLTRILRHQASDLNLDMRNDGYVKVQDLLKLNLKTMANIPLRSHTVEEIREAVRQDNKHRFSLLEENGELLLRANQGHSIVTVETESLLKPILSPEEVPVCVHGTYKKNLESILREGLKRMQRLHVHFCSGLPRDAEVVSGMRRDVDTLIFLDVRKAMEEGMKLFVSDNKVILTEGFDGVVPVKYFQKIESWPQRRPIPF; encoded by the exons ATGTCCGTAGCTTTCCGCGTTCTAGGTTACCGCTCTCTTTTGCTGACACCTTCCATAGTTGATTCTCGTTCCTTGTTGCAACATTCCAGATTCCAACACTCAAGATTGATGGAAAGTCATCGCGTTGCAGCTGGAAACCCCAGTTATGTTACCTCAGCTCATTATAACAAAGG TGGGGGCAGAGGTAGAGGAATCGAGACGAAAGATAACCGCCAAAGATCAAGAGGGAATGGCAGATCCTCTTCGGGAAATGATAAGATTAATGCACTTGGCAGACTGCT AACGCGCATATTGAGACACCAGGCCTCTGACTTGAATCTGGATATGAGGAATGATGGTTATGTCAAGGTCCAAGATCTGCTTAagttaaatttgaaaactatGGCAAATATTCCATTGCGATCACACACAGTTGAAGAAATTAGAGAG GCTGTCAGACAAGATAACAAACACCGGTTTAGCCTATTGGAAGAAAATGGAGAGCTTTTGCTACGTGCAAACCAAGGTCACAGTATAGTG ACAGTGGAAACAGAGAGCCTGTTGAAACCTATACTTTCACCTGAAGAAGTTCCAG TTTGTGTGCATGGAACCTACAAGAAGAACTTGGAATCAATCCTAAGGGAAGGTCTCAAGCGCATGCAGAGGTTACACGTGCATTTCTGTAGTGGCTTGCCAAGGGATGCAGAAGTTGTTAGTG GTATGAGGCGAGATGTTGACACGTTAATCTTTCTCGATGTGAGAAAAGCTATGGAAG AGGGaatgaaactttttgtatCCGACAACAAGGTGATTTTAACCGAGGGTTTTGATGGAGTGGTGCCTGTGAAGTACTTCCAGAAGATAGAATCTTGGCCTCAAAGACGGCCCATACCTTTTTAG
- the LOC125222668 gene encoding tRNA 2'-phosphotransferase 1-like isoform X3, with amino-acid sequence MSVAFRVLGYRSLLLTPSIVDSRSLLQHSRFQHSRLMESHRVAAGNPSYVTSAHYNKGSGGRGRGIETKDNRQRSRGNGRSSSGNDKINALGRLLTRILRHQASDLNLDMRNDGYVKVQDLLKLNLKTMANIPLRSHTVEEIREAVRQDNKHRFSLLEENGELLLRANQGHSIVTVETESLLKPILSPEEVPVCVHGTYKKNLESILREGLKRMQRLHVHFCSGLPRDAEVVSGMRRDVDTLIFLDVRKAMEGTPLNMRE; translated from the exons ATGTCCGTAGCTTTCCGCGTTCTAGGTTACCGCTCTCTTTTGCTGACACCTTCCATAGTTGATTCTCGTTCCTTGTTGCAACATTCCAGATTCCAACACTCAAGATTGATGGAAAGTCATCGCGTTGCAGCTGGAAACCCCAGTTATGTTACCTCAGCTCATTATAACAAAGG TAGTGGGGGCAGAGGTAGAGGAATCGAGACGAAAGATAACCGCCAAAGATCAAGAGGGAATGGCAGATCCTCTTCGGGAAATGATAAGATTAATGCACTTGGCAGACTGCT AACGCGCATATTGAGACACCAGGCCTCTGACTTGAATCTGGATATGAGGAATGATGGTTATGTCAAGGTCCAAGATCTGCTTAagttaaatttgaaaactatGGCAAATATTCCATTGCGATCACACACAGTTGAAGAAATTAGAGAG GCTGTCAGACAAGATAACAAACACCGGTTTAGCCTATTGGAAGAAAATGGAGAGCTTTTGCTACGTGCAAACCAAGGTCACAGTATAGTG ACAGTGGAAACAGAGAGCCTGTTGAAACCTATACTTTCACCTGAAGAAGTTCCAG TTTGTGTGCATGGAACCTACAAGAAGAACTTGGAATCAATCCTAAGGGAAGGTCTCAAGCGCATGCAGAGGTTACACGTGCATTTCTGTAGTGGCTTGCCAAGGGATGCAGAAGTTGTTAGTG GTATGAGGCGAGATGTTGACACGTTAATCTTTCTCGATGTGAGAAAAGCTATGGAAGGTACTCCACTAAACATG AGGGaatga